The proteins below come from a single Erinaceus europaeus chromosome 20, mEriEur2.1, whole genome shotgun sequence genomic window:
- the FAM76B gene encoding protein FAM76B isoform X8 gives MAASALYACTKCTQRYPFEELSQGQQLCKECRIAHPIVKCTYCRSEFQQESKTNTICKKCAQNVKQFGTPKPCQYCNIIAAFIGTKCQRCTNSEKKYGPPQTCEQCKQQCAFDRKEEGRRKVDGKLLCWLCTLSYKRVLQKTKEQRKSLGSSHSNSSSSSLTEKDQHHSKHHHHHHHHHHRHSSSHHNHKSSATIQNETPKKKPKLESKPSNGDSSSINQSADSGGTDNFVLISQLKEEVTSLKRLLQQRDQAILEKDKKLTELKADFQYQESNLRTKMNSMEKAHKETVEQLQAKNRELLKQVAALSKGKKFDKSGSILTSP, from the exons ATGGCGGCGTCGGCCCTGTACGCCTGCACCAAGTGCACCCAGCGCTACCCCTTCGAGGAGCTCTCCCAGGGCCAGCAGCTCTGCAAG GAATGTCGGATCGCGCACCCGATCGTCAAGTGCACCTACTGCAGGTCGGAGTTCCAGCAGGAGAG CAAAACTAACACAATTTGCAAGAAGTGTGCTCAAAATGTGAAACAGTTTGGCACG CCCAAGCCTTGTCAGTACTGTAACATAATCGCAGCATTCATTGGCACAAAGTGTCAGAGATGCACAAATTCAGAGAAAAAGTACGGACCGCCTCAGACCTGCGAGCAGTGCAAGCAGCAGTGTGCTTTCGATcggaaagaagaagggagaagaaag GTTGATGGGAAGTTGTTGTGCTGGCTCTGTACTTTATCATACAAGAGAGTTTTACAGAAGACAAAAGAACAGAGGAAGAGCCTGGGATCGTCACATTCAAATTCCTCTTCTTCATCCCTCACCGAGAAAGACCAGCATCACTCAaagcaccatcaccaccaccaccaccatcaccaccgtcACAGCAGTAGCCATCACAA CCATAAATCCTCTGCAACAATTCAGAATGAAACTCCAAAGAAAAAGCCCAAATTGGAATCTAAGCCATCTAATGGAGATAG tAGCTCTATAAATCAGTCAGCAGATAGTGGGGGAACAGACAATTTTGTCCTCATAAGTCAACTGAAGGAAGAAGTGACATCACTTAAGCGTCTCTTACAGCAGAGAGACCAGGCCAtcttagagaaagataaaaag CTGACTGAACTAAAGGCAGACTTTCAGTACCAAGAGTCAAACTTGAGAACAAAGATGAACAGCATGGAAAAAGCTCACAAGGAAACCGTAGAACAACTCCAG GCCAAAAACAGAGAGCTACTCAAACAGGTTGCAGCACTGTCCAAGGGGAAGAAGTTTGACAAAAGTGGAAGCATACTAACATCCCCTTGA
- the FAM76B gene encoding protein FAM76B isoform X6 — protein MAASALYACTKCTQRYPFEELSQGQQLCKECRIAHPIVKCTYCRSEFQQESKTNTICKKCAQNVKQFGTPKPCQYCNIIAAFIGTKCQRCTNSEKKYGPPQTCEQCKQQCAFDRKEEGRRKVDGKLLCWLCTLSYKRVLQKTKEQRKSLGSSHSNSSSSSLTEKDQHHSKHHHHHHHHHHRHSSSHHKVIVVFFRISNLSPEQEQGLWKQSHKSSATIQNETPKKKPKLESKPSNGDSSSINQSADSGGTDNFVLISQLKEEVTSLKRLLQQRDQAILEKDKKLTELKADFQYQESNLRTKMNSMEKAHKETVEQLQLSTPDPFFDILAYR, from the exons ATGGCGGCGTCGGCCCTGTACGCCTGCACCAAGTGCACCCAGCGCTACCCCTTCGAGGAGCTCTCCCAGGGCCAGCAGCTCTGCAAG GAATGTCGGATCGCGCACCCGATCGTCAAGTGCACCTACTGCAGGTCGGAGTTCCAGCAGGAGAG CAAAACTAACACAATTTGCAAGAAGTGTGCTCAAAATGTGAAACAGTTTGGCACG CCCAAGCCTTGTCAGTACTGTAACATAATCGCAGCATTCATTGGCACAAAGTGTCAGAGATGCACAAATTCAGAGAAAAAGTACGGACCGCCTCAGACCTGCGAGCAGTGCAAGCAGCAGTGTGCTTTCGATcggaaagaagaagggagaagaaag GTTGATGGGAAGTTGTTGTGCTGGCTCTGTACTTTATCATACAAGAGAGTTTTACAGAAGACAAAAGAACAGAGGAAGAGCCTGGGATCGTCACATTCAAATTCCTCTTCTTCATCCCTCACCGAGAAAGACCAGCATCACTCAaagcaccatcaccaccaccaccaccatcaccaccgtcACAGCAGTAGCCATCACAA AGTCATTGTTGTGTTTTTCAGAATTAGCAACCTGAGTCCAGAACAAGAGCAGGGACTGTGGAAACAGAG CCATAAATCCTCTGCAACAATTCAGAATGAAACTCCAAAGAAAAAGCCCAAATTGGAATCTAAGCCATCTAATGGAGATAG tAGCTCTATAAATCAGTCAGCAGATAGTGGGGGAACAGACAATTTTGTCCTCATAAGTCAACTGAAGGAAGAAGTGACATCACTTAAGCGTCTCTTACAGCAGAGAGACCAGGCCAtcttagagaaagataaaaag CTGACTGAACTAAAGGCAGACTTTCAGTACCAAGAGTCAAACTTGAGAACAAAGATGAACAGCATGGAAAAAGCTCACAAGGAAACCGTAGAACAACTCCAG TTGTCAACTCCAGACCCCTTCTTTGACATTTTAGCATATCGGTGA
- the FAM76B gene encoding protein FAM76B isoform X5: protein MAASALYACTKCTQRYPFEELSQGQQLCKECRIAHPIVKCTYCRSEFQQESKTNTICKKCAQNVKQFGTPKPCQYCNIIAAFIGTKCQRCTNSEKKYGPPQTCEQCKQQCAFDRKEEGRRKVDGKLLCWLCTLSYKRVLQKTKEQRKSLGSSHSNSSSSSLTEKDQHHSKHHHHHHHHHHRHSSSHHKVIVVFFRISNLSPEQEQGLWKQSHKSSATIQNETPKKKPKLESKPSNGDSSSINQSADSGGTDNFVLISQLKEEVTSLKRLLQQRDQAILEKDKKLTELKADFQYQESNLRTKMNSMEKAHKETVEQLQAGLERQHNGSFCKRL, encoded by the exons ATGGCGGCGTCGGCCCTGTACGCCTGCACCAAGTGCACCCAGCGCTACCCCTTCGAGGAGCTCTCCCAGGGCCAGCAGCTCTGCAAG GAATGTCGGATCGCGCACCCGATCGTCAAGTGCACCTACTGCAGGTCGGAGTTCCAGCAGGAGAG CAAAACTAACACAATTTGCAAGAAGTGTGCTCAAAATGTGAAACAGTTTGGCACG CCCAAGCCTTGTCAGTACTGTAACATAATCGCAGCATTCATTGGCACAAAGTGTCAGAGATGCACAAATTCAGAGAAAAAGTACGGACCGCCTCAGACCTGCGAGCAGTGCAAGCAGCAGTGTGCTTTCGATcggaaagaagaagggagaagaaag GTTGATGGGAAGTTGTTGTGCTGGCTCTGTACTTTATCATACAAGAGAGTTTTACAGAAGACAAAAGAACAGAGGAAGAGCCTGGGATCGTCACATTCAAATTCCTCTTCTTCATCCCTCACCGAGAAAGACCAGCATCACTCAaagcaccatcaccaccaccaccaccatcaccaccgtcACAGCAGTAGCCATCACAA AGTCATTGTTGTGTTTTTCAGAATTAGCAACCTGAGTCCAGAACAAGAGCAGGGACTGTGGAAACAGAG CCATAAATCCTCTGCAACAATTCAGAATGAAACTCCAAAGAAAAAGCCCAAATTGGAATCTAAGCCATCTAATGGAGATAG tAGCTCTATAAATCAGTCAGCAGATAGTGGGGGAACAGACAATTTTGTCCTCATAAGTCAACTGAAGGAAGAAGTGACATCACTTAAGCGTCTCTTACAGCAGAGAGACCAGGCCAtcttagagaaagataaaaag CTGACTGAACTAAAGGCAGACTTTCAGTACCAAGAGTCAAACTTGAGAACAAAGATGAACAGCATGGAAAAAGCTCACAAGGAAACCGTAGAACAACTCCAG gctgggctggaaagacagcataatggttctttctgcaaaagactttaa
- the FAM76B gene encoding protein FAM76B isoform X7 gives MAASALYACTKCTQRYPFEELSQGQQLCKECRIAHPIVKCTYCRSEFQQESKTNTICKKCAQNVKQFGTPKPCQYCNIIAAFIGTKCQRCTNSEKKYGPPQTCEQCKQQCAFDRKEEGRRKVDGKLLCWLCTLSYKRVLQKTKEQRKSLGSSHSNSSSSSLTEKDQHHSKHHHHHHHHHHRHSSSHHKVIVVFFRISNLSPEQEQGLWKQSHKSSATIQNETPKKKPKLESKPSNGDSSSINQSADSGGTDNFVLISQLKEEVTSLKRLLQQRDQAILEKDKKLTELKADFQYQESNLRTKMNSMEKAHKETVEQLQVGGVFLS, from the exons ATGGCGGCGTCGGCCCTGTACGCCTGCACCAAGTGCACCCAGCGCTACCCCTTCGAGGAGCTCTCCCAGGGCCAGCAGCTCTGCAAG GAATGTCGGATCGCGCACCCGATCGTCAAGTGCACCTACTGCAGGTCGGAGTTCCAGCAGGAGAG CAAAACTAACACAATTTGCAAGAAGTGTGCTCAAAATGTGAAACAGTTTGGCACG CCCAAGCCTTGTCAGTACTGTAACATAATCGCAGCATTCATTGGCACAAAGTGTCAGAGATGCACAAATTCAGAGAAAAAGTACGGACCGCCTCAGACCTGCGAGCAGTGCAAGCAGCAGTGTGCTTTCGATcggaaagaagaagggagaagaaag GTTGATGGGAAGTTGTTGTGCTGGCTCTGTACTTTATCATACAAGAGAGTTTTACAGAAGACAAAAGAACAGAGGAAGAGCCTGGGATCGTCACATTCAAATTCCTCTTCTTCATCCCTCACCGAGAAAGACCAGCATCACTCAaagcaccatcaccaccaccaccaccatcaccaccgtcACAGCAGTAGCCATCACAA AGTCATTGTTGTGTTTTTCAGAATTAGCAACCTGAGTCCAGAACAAGAGCAGGGACTGTGGAAACAGAG CCATAAATCCTCTGCAACAATTCAGAATGAAACTCCAAAGAAAAAGCCCAAATTGGAATCTAAGCCATCTAATGGAGATAG tAGCTCTATAAATCAGTCAGCAGATAGTGGGGGAACAGACAATTTTGTCCTCATAAGTCAACTGAAGGAAGAAGTGACATCACTTAAGCGTCTCTTACAGCAGAGAGACCAGGCCAtcttagagaaagataaaaag CTGACTGAACTAAAGGCAGACTTTCAGTACCAAGAGTCAAACTTGAGAACAAAGATGAACAGCATGGAAAAAGCTCACAAGGAAACCGTAGAACAACTCCAG GTGGGTGGTGTGTTTCTCTCCTGA
- the FAM76B gene encoding protein FAM76B isoform X3: protein MAASALYACTKCTQRYPFEELSQGQQLCKECRIAHPIVKCTYCRSEFQQESKTNTICKKCAQNVKQFGTPKPCQYCNIIAAFIGTKCQRCTNSEKKYGPPQTCEQCKQQCAFDRKEEGRRKVDGKLLCWLCTLSYKRVLQKTKEQRKSLGSSHSNSSSSSLTEKDQHHSKHHHHHHHHHHRHSSSHHKISNLSPEQEQGLWKQSHKSSATIQNETPKKKPKLESKPSNGDSSSINQSADSGGTDNFVLISQLKEEVTSLKRLLQQRDQAILEKDKKLTELKADFQYQESNLRTKMNSMEKAHKETVEQLQAKNRELLKQVAALSKGKKFDKSGSILTSP, encoded by the exons ATGGCGGCGTCGGCCCTGTACGCCTGCACCAAGTGCACCCAGCGCTACCCCTTCGAGGAGCTCTCCCAGGGCCAGCAGCTCTGCAAG GAATGTCGGATCGCGCACCCGATCGTCAAGTGCACCTACTGCAGGTCGGAGTTCCAGCAGGAGAG CAAAACTAACACAATTTGCAAGAAGTGTGCTCAAAATGTGAAACAGTTTGGCACG CCCAAGCCTTGTCAGTACTGTAACATAATCGCAGCATTCATTGGCACAAAGTGTCAGAGATGCACAAATTCAGAGAAAAAGTACGGACCGCCTCAGACCTGCGAGCAGTGCAAGCAGCAGTGTGCTTTCGATcggaaagaagaagggagaagaaag GTTGATGGGAAGTTGTTGTGCTGGCTCTGTACTTTATCATACAAGAGAGTTTTACAGAAGACAAAAGAACAGAGGAAGAGCCTGGGATCGTCACATTCAAATTCCTCTTCTTCATCCCTCACCGAGAAAGACCAGCATCACTCAaagcaccatcaccaccaccaccaccatcaccaccgtcACAGCAGTAGCCATCACAA AATTAGCAACCTGAGTCCAGAACAAGAGCAGGGACTGTGGAAACAGAG CCATAAATCCTCTGCAACAATTCAGAATGAAACTCCAAAGAAAAAGCCCAAATTGGAATCTAAGCCATCTAATGGAGATAG tAGCTCTATAAATCAGTCAGCAGATAGTGGGGGAACAGACAATTTTGTCCTCATAAGTCAACTGAAGGAAGAAGTGACATCACTTAAGCGTCTCTTACAGCAGAGAGACCAGGCCAtcttagagaaagataaaaag CTGACTGAACTAAAGGCAGACTTTCAGTACCAAGAGTCAAACTTGAGAACAAAGATGAACAGCATGGAAAAAGCTCACAAGGAAACCGTAGAACAACTCCAG GCCAAAAACAGAGAGCTACTCAAACAGGTTGCAGCACTGTCCAAGGGGAAGAAGTTTGACAAAAGTGGAAGCATACTAACATCCCCTTGA
- the FAM76B gene encoding protein FAM76B isoform X9: protein MAASALYACTKCTQRYPFEELSQGQQLCKECRIAHPIVKCTYCRSEFQQESKTNTICKKCAQNVKQFGTPKPCQYCNIIAAFIGTKCQRCTNSEKKYGPPQTCEQCKQQCAFDRKEEGRRKVDGKLLCWLCTLSYKRVLQKTKEQRKSLGSSHSNSSSSSLTEKDQHHSKHHHHHHHHHHRHSSSHHKVIVVFFRISNLSPEQEQGLWKQSHKSSATIQNETPKKKPKLESKPSNGDSSSINQSADSGGTDNFVLISQLKEEVTSLKRLLQQRDQAILEKDKKLTELKADFQYQESNLRTKMNSMEKAHKETVEQLQII from the exons ATGGCGGCGTCGGCCCTGTACGCCTGCACCAAGTGCACCCAGCGCTACCCCTTCGAGGAGCTCTCCCAGGGCCAGCAGCTCTGCAAG GAATGTCGGATCGCGCACCCGATCGTCAAGTGCACCTACTGCAGGTCGGAGTTCCAGCAGGAGAG CAAAACTAACACAATTTGCAAGAAGTGTGCTCAAAATGTGAAACAGTTTGGCACG CCCAAGCCTTGTCAGTACTGTAACATAATCGCAGCATTCATTGGCACAAAGTGTCAGAGATGCACAAATTCAGAGAAAAAGTACGGACCGCCTCAGACCTGCGAGCAGTGCAAGCAGCAGTGTGCTTTCGATcggaaagaagaagggagaagaaag GTTGATGGGAAGTTGTTGTGCTGGCTCTGTACTTTATCATACAAGAGAGTTTTACAGAAGACAAAAGAACAGAGGAAGAGCCTGGGATCGTCACATTCAAATTCCTCTTCTTCATCCCTCACCGAGAAAGACCAGCATCACTCAaagcaccatcaccaccaccaccaccatcaccaccgtcACAGCAGTAGCCATCACAA AGTCATTGTTGTGTTTTTCAGAATTAGCAACCTGAGTCCAGAACAAGAGCAGGGACTGTGGAAACAGAG CCATAAATCCTCTGCAACAATTCAGAATGAAACTCCAAAGAAAAAGCCCAAATTGGAATCTAAGCCATCTAATGGAGATAG tAGCTCTATAAATCAGTCAGCAGATAGTGGGGGAACAGACAATTTTGTCCTCATAAGTCAACTGAAGGAAGAAGTGACATCACTTAAGCGTCTCTTACAGCAGAGAGACCAGGCCAtcttagagaaagataaaaag CTGACTGAACTAAAGGCAGACTTTCAGTACCAAGAGTCAAACTTGAGAACAAAGATGAACAGCATGGAAAAAGCTCACAAGGAAACCGTAGAACAACTCCAG ATCATTTGA
- the FAM76B gene encoding protein FAM76B isoform X1, with the protein MAASALYACTKCTQRYPFEELSQGQQLCKECRIAHPIVKCTYCRSEFQQESKTNTICKKCAQNVKQFGTPKPCQYCNIIAAFIGTKCQRCTNSEKKYGPPQTCEQCKQQCAFDRKEEGRRKVDGKLLCWLCTLSYKRVLQKTKEQRKSLGSSHSNSSSSSLTEKDQHHSKHHHHHHHHHHRHSSSHHKVIVVFFRISNLSPEQEQGLWKQSHKSSATIQNETPKKKPKLESKPSNGDSSSINQSADSGGTDNFVLISQLKEEVTSLKRLLQQRDQAILEKDKKLTELKADFQYQESNLRTKMNSMEKAHKETVEQLQAKNRELLKQVAALSKGKKFDKSGSILTSP; encoded by the exons ATGGCGGCGTCGGCCCTGTACGCCTGCACCAAGTGCACCCAGCGCTACCCCTTCGAGGAGCTCTCCCAGGGCCAGCAGCTCTGCAAG GAATGTCGGATCGCGCACCCGATCGTCAAGTGCACCTACTGCAGGTCGGAGTTCCAGCAGGAGAG CAAAACTAACACAATTTGCAAGAAGTGTGCTCAAAATGTGAAACAGTTTGGCACG CCCAAGCCTTGTCAGTACTGTAACATAATCGCAGCATTCATTGGCACAAAGTGTCAGAGATGCACAAATTCAGAGAAAAAGTACGGACCGCCTCAGACCTGCGAGCAGTGCAAGCAGCAGTGTGCTTTCGATcggaaagaagaagggagaagaaag GTTGATGGGAAGTTGTTGTGCTGGCTCTGTACTTTATCATACAAGAGAGTTTTACAGAAGACAAAAGAACAGAGGAAGAGCCTGGGATCGTCACATTCAAATTCCTCTTCTTCATCCCTCACCGAGAAAGACCAGCATCACTCAaagcaccatcaccaccaccaccaccatcaccaccgtcACAGCAGTAGCCATCACAA AGTCATTGTTGTGTTTTTCAGAATTAGCAACCTGAGTCCAGAACAAGAGCAGGGACTGTGGAAACAGAG CCATAAATCCTCTGCAACAATTCAGAATGAAACTCCAAAGAAAAAGCCCAAATTGGAATCTAAGCCATCTAATGGAGATAG tAGCTCTATAAATCAGTCAGCAGATAGTGGGGGAACAGACAATTTTGTCCTCATAAGTCAACTGAAGGAAGAAGTGACATCACTTAAGCGTCTCTTACAGCAGAGAGACCAGGCCAtcttagagaaagataaaaag CTGACTGAACTAAAGGCAGACTTTCAGTACCAAGAGTCAAACTTGAGAACAAAGATGAACAGCATGGAAAAAGCTCACAAGGAAACCGTAGAACAACTCCAG GCCAAAAACAGAGAGCTACTCAAACAGGTTGCAGCACTGTCCAAGGGGAAGAAGTTTGACAAAAGTGGAAGCATACTAACATCCCCTTGA
- the FAM76B gene encoding protein FAM76B isoform X2: MAASALYACTKCTQRYPFEELSQGQQLCKECRIAHPIVKCTYCRSEFQQESKTNTICKKCAQNVKQFGTPKPCQYCNIIAAFIGTKCQRCTNSEKKYGPPQTCEQCKQQCAFDRKEEGRRKVDGKLLCWLCTLSYKRVLQKTKEQRKSLGSSHSNSSSSSLTEKDQHHSKHHHHHHHHHHRHSSSHHKVIVVFFRISNLSPEQEQGLWKQSHKSSATIQNETPKKKPKLESKPSNGDSSINQSADSGGTDNFVLISQLKEEVTSLKRLLQQRDQAILEKDKKLTELKADFQYQESNLRTKMNSMEKAHKETVEQLQAKNRELLKQVAALSKGKKFDKSGSILTSP; the protein is encoded by the exons ATGGCGGCGTCGGCCCTGTACGCCTGCACCAAGTGCACCCAGCGCTACCCCTTCGAGGAGCTCTCCCAGGGCCAGCAGCTCTGCAAG GAATGTCGGATCGCGCACCCGATCGTCAAGTGCACCTACTGCAGGTCGGAGTTCCAGCAGGAGAG CAAAACTAACACAATTTGCAAGAAGTGTGCTCAAAATGTGAAACAGTTTGGCACG CCCAAGCCTTGTCAGTACTGTAACATAATCGCAGCATTCATTGGCACAAAGTGTCAGAGATGCACAAATTCAGAGAAAAAGTACGGACCGCCTCAGACCTGCGAGCAGTGCAAGCAGCAGTGTGCTTTCGATcggaaagaagaagggagaagaaag GTTGATGGGAAGTTGTTGTGCTGGCTCTGTACTTTATCATACAAGAGAGTTTTACAGAAGACAAAAGAACAGAGGAAGAGCCTGGGATCGTCACATTCAAATTCCTCTTCTTCATCCCTCACCGAGAAAGACCAGCATCACTCAaagcaccatcaccaccaccaccaccatcaccaccgtcACAGCAGTAGCCATCACAA AGTCATTGTTGTGTTTTTCAGAATTAGCAACCTGAGTCCAGAACAAGAGCAGGGACTGTGGAAACAGAG CCATAAATCCTCTGCAACAATTCAGAATGAAACTCCAAAGAAAAAGCCCAAATTGGAATCTAAGCCATCTAATGGAGATAG CTCTATAAATCAGTCAGCAGATAGTGGGGGAACAGACAATTTTGTCCTCATAAGTCAACTGAAGGAAGAAGTGACATCACTTAAGCGTCTCTTACAGCAGAGAGACCAGGCCAtcttagagaaagataaaaag CTGACTGAACTAAAGGCAGACTTTCAGTACCAAGAGTCAAACTTGAGAACAAAGATGAACAGCATGGAAAAAGCTCACAAGGAAACCGTAGAACAACTCCAG GCCAAAAACAGAGAGCTACTCAAACAGGTTGCAGCACTGTCCAAGGGGAAGAAGTTTGACAAAAGTGGAAGCATACTAACATCCCCTTGA
- the FAM76B gene encoding protein FAM76B isoform X4, with amino-acid sequence MAASALYACTKCTQRYPFEELSQGQQLCKECRIAHPIVKCTYCRSEFQQESKTNTICKKCAQNVKQFGTPKPCQYCNIIAAFIGTKCQRCTNSEKKYGPPQTCEQCKQQCAFDRKEEGRRKVDGKLLCWLCTLSYKRVLQKTKEQRKSLGSSHSNSSSSSLTEKDQHHSKHHHHHHHHHHRHSSSHHKISNLSPEQEQGLWKQSHKSSATIQNETPKKKPKLESKPSNGDSSINQSADSGGTDNFVLISQLKEEVTSLKRLLQQRDQAILEKDKKLTELKADFQYQESNLRTKMNSMEKAHKETVEQLQAKNRELLKQVAALSKGKKFDKSGSILTSP; translated from the exons ATGGCGGCGTCGGCCCTGTACGCCTGCACCAAGTGCACCCAGCGCTACCCCTTCGAGGAGCTCTCCCAGGGCCAGCAGCTCTGCAAG GAATGTCGGATCGCGCACCCGATCGTCAAGTGCACCTACTGCAGGTCGGAGTTCCAGCAGGAGAG CAAAACTAACACAATTTGCAAGAAGTGTGCTCAAAATGTGAAACAGTTTGGCACG CCCAAGCCTTGTCAGTACTGTAACATAATCGCAGCATTCATTGGCACAAAGTGTCAGAGATGCACAAATTCAGAGAAAAAGTACGGACCGCCTCAGACCTGCGAGCAGTGCAAGCAGCAGTGTGCTTTCGATcggaaagaagaagggagaagaaag GTTGATGGGAAGTTGTTGTGCTGGCTCTGTACTTTATCATACAAGAGAGTTTTACAGAAGACAAAAGAACAGAGGAAGAGCCTGGGATCGTCACATTCAAATTCCTCTTCTTCATCCCTCACCGAGAAAGACCAGCATCACTCAaagcaccatcaccaccaccaccaccatcaccaccgtcACAGCAGTAGCCATCACAA AATTAGCAACCTGAGTCCAGAACAAGAGCAGGGACTGTGGAAACAGAG CCATAAATCCTCTGCAACAATTCAGAATGAAACTCCAAAGAAAAAGCCCAAATTGGAATCTAAGCCATCTAATGGAGATAG CTCTATAAATCAGTCAGCAGATAGTGGGGGAACAGACAATTTTGTCCTCATAAGTCAACTGAAGGAAGAAGTGACATCACTTAAGCGTCTCTTACAGCAGAGAGACCAGGCCAtcttagagaaagataaaaag CTGACTGAACTAAAGGCAGACTTTCAGTACCAAGAGTCAAACTTGAGAACAAAGATGAACAGCATGGAAAAAGCTCACAAGGAAACCGTAGAACAACTCCAG GCCAAAAACAGAGAGCTACTCAAACAGGTTGCAGCACTGTCCAAGGGGAAGAAGTTTGACAAAAGTGGAAGCATACTAACATCCCCTTGA